A DNA window from Schistocerca americana isolate TAMUIC-IGC-003095 chromosome 4, iqSchAmer2.1, whole genome shotgun sequence contains the following coding sequences:
- the LOC124612699 gene encoding transmembrane protein 70 homolog, mitochondrial, whose amino-acid sequence METLRVTCVLSRNLRKSIFCERQLLNHRLLTINVFAARNQSTQQTDVKVYHGPLAQQIRGVKLFSLVTSAGGLVAQPYLIQHATTFGNLPLSIAMLGFIGCFTYVTPFLLHWITKKYVTEIRYTPDREVYTAVVYNFFLKEKKIIFRPEDVEVPEVPGMFSSFHVRGIPLFVDPRMFEDKSHYARIMGYDKPLDLKLGDLENDKKT is encoded by the exons ATGGAGACATTGCGAGTAACATGTGTTTTGTCAAGAAATTTGCGAAAAAGTATTTTCTGCGAGAGACAGTTGTTGAACCATCGACTATTAACGATAAAT GTTTTTGCTGCAAGGAACCAAAGTactcaacaaaccgatgttaaggtgtATCATGGACCATTGGCACAGCAGATTCGAGGAGTGAAGTTATTTTCATTGGTTACTAGTGCAGGCGGTCTGGTTGCTCAGCCGTACCTTATTCAACATGCAACAACTTTCGGAAATTTACCGCTGTCCATTGCAATGCTCGGGTTTATAGGATGTTTCACATACGTAACGCCGTTCTTATTGCATTGGATAACAAAAAAGTATGTGACGGAGATTAGATACACGCCAGATAGGgaagtttatacagcagtagtGTACAACTTTTTTCTGAAGGAGAAAAAG ATAATATTTCGCCCAGAGGATGTCGAAGTACCAGAAGTTCCTGGCATGTTCTCTTCCTTCCATGTCAGAGGTATTCCTTTATTTGTTGATCCTAGGATGTTTGAAGACAAATCGCATTATGCTCGTATAATGGGATATGACAAACCTCTAGACTTGAAGCTTGGAGACCTGGAAAATGATAAGAAAACCTGA